In Argonema galeatum A003/A1, a single window of DNA contains:
- a CDS encoding M10 family metallopeptidase, producing the protein MPTTAAVPLNTQEIYDENFYRAFNPDLANLNSRDLFQHFLNFGINQGRRFSPFFDVNFYKAANPEFVNSNLTPRQLFDNFLNQGLASGRQFSQFFDLDFYRASNPDLANLDNVDLFRHFRNFGVAEGFRSFSPVLDLNFYKNNNADLANLNYRQLFEQFQLNGLSQGREFSPYFDFDIYRSRNAENLLEENVTTNQQLLQNFLISGIDQGRDASLFFNISEYKNKNPDLLRLNNRELFEHFQTTGLPQGRPFSLYFDLSFYQNGNRDLGALNNKQLWEHFQDFGLKEGRPFSPFFDLEFYRSRNPDLGELNNRELAEQLITAGLDQGRPLSPFFDLNYYRASNPGLDTLENRESWLHLQNVGVPGGLALSPFFDLNLYRASNPDLASLDNEQLFEHFQNFGLNEGRTFSPVIDLNVYRNSNPDLTGLSNRDLFEILVTTGIGRGGGTAATQFFDPDFYRRNNPDLAVVGIVTDTQLLEHFQNLGLDNDGRKFSPYLDLEYYGDNNPDLLTAGVNTRRELYEHFQRYGLNEGRPFSQFFDVRYYLDNNPDLRQQGMNFRQAFAHFQNSGVNEGRRPSILFNPVYYLANNPDLAARGTTFKQAFEDFQLSGFQLARPASVLFNPNDIAPLVAPPNRDSDGPVAQWLQNAARWGDIPANGILTYSFVSTASAFLYEGQETGIREVSDAVKNNARDILRKYDEVMGINVIEVPDNPPNVGRIRIMLSDGPAAQNRAGYGYAPSDVAGSGIAGDVHLNSGVDFAQGPGSFNYETLLSIIGTALGLEFPDRQRDPIFFEPTLAVGKDNNTNTVMTRNISPNTYNGSFASTPMSYDIRALQYLYGAGYLNSTDTTYRFDFNNFIGLNQSGGRNGVKQTIFDSGGIDTFDFSALPSISFGYYFDMNEGGQNTTQLALNGATYSVPNPNSTSQTPLPPLALNTNSFGTTLAFGFELENLIGSQGNDEILGNNLSNNISGGGGDDRINSASGRDILNGGPGNDIFVVARGQGSLNPEMIDTITDFTDGQDRIGLALGLTFPEIRIVPGTNPNDTFIRLANTGEYLAVLTGVPSIAITSADFTSV; encoded by the coding sequence ATGCCGACAACTGCTGCTGTCCCCTTAAATACACAAGAAATATATGACGAAAATTTCTATCGAGCTTTTAACCCAGACTTAGCAAACTTAAATAGTCGAGATTTATTCCAACATTTCCTAAATTTCGGTATCAACCAAGGTCGCCGATTCTCCCCTTTCTTCGATGTAAACTTCTACAAAGCCGCAAACCCCGAATTTGTTAACTCAAACTTAACCCCTAGACAACTGTTCGATAATTTTCTAAATCAAGGTCTGGCTAGCGGTCGCCAATTCTCACAATTCTTCGATCTAGATTTCTATAGGGCTAGCAATCCAGATTTAGCCAATTTAGACAATGTTGATTTGTTTCGGCACTTTAGAAACTTTGGTGTGGCGGAAGGGTTTCGTTCTTTCTCACCCGTGCTGGATCTAAATTTTTATAAAAACAATAACGCCGATTTGGCAAATTTGAACTATAGACAATTGTTCGAGCAATTTCAACTCAACGGATTATCTCAAGGGCGTGAATTTTCACCATATTTCGACTTCGATATATATCGCTCCCGAAACGCTGAAAACTTGCTAGAAGAAAATGTCACGACTAATCAACAATTATTACAAAACTTTCTCATTTCTGGGATAGACCAGGGACGTGATGCCTCACTGTTCTTTAATATCAGCGAATATAAAAATAAAAACCCTGACTTACTGAGGCTGAACAACAGAGAATTATTCGAGCATTTTCAAACCACTGGGTTGCCTCAAGGTCGTCCTTTTTCGTTGTACTTCGATCTCAGTTTCTATCAGAACGGCAACCGAGACTTGGGTGCCTTGAATAATAAACAATTGTGGGAACACTTTCAAGATTTTGGTTTGAAAGAAGGTCGTCCTTTTTCACCATTTTTCGATCTTGAATTTTATCGTTCTAGAAACCCAGATCTCGGAGAACTGAACAATAGAGAATTAGCGGAACAATTAATAACCGCAGGTCTCGATCAGGGGCGTCCTCTTTCACCCTTCTTCGATCTCAATTACTATCGAGCTAGCAACCCCGGACTGGATACACTGGAAAATAGAGAATCGTGGTTACACCTGCAAAACGTCGGTGTGCCTGGGGGGCTGGCTTTATCACCGTTTTTCGACCTAAATTTATACCGAGCTAGCAACCCAGACCTGGCCAGTTTAGACAATGAGCAATTGTTTGAACACTTCCAAAATTTTGGATTAAATGAGGGGCGAACATTCTCACCAGTAATTGACTTAAATGTGTATCGAAATAGCAACCCAGACCTGACTGGACTGAGCAATAGAGACTTATTTGAGATATTGGTAACTACTGGTATAGGTCGGGGAGGGGGAACTGCCGCCACCCAGTTTTTTGACCCCGATTTTTATCGAAGGAACAACCCAGACTTGGCTGTAGTGGGAATAGTTACTGATACACAATTGTTGGAACACTTCCAAAACTTAGGTTTGGATAATGACGGGCGAAAATTCTCACCATATCTGGATTTGGAATACTACGGAGATAATAACCCAGACTTGCTGACGGCGGGAGTGAATACGCGGCGGGAATTGTACGAGCATTTTCAACGTTACGGGTTGAACGAAGGACGCCCATTTTCACAATTTTTTGATGTCAGATACTATCTGGATAACAACCCCGACTTGCGTCAACAAGGGATGAATTTTCGGCAAGCCTTTGCTCACTTTCAAAACTCTGGTGTTAATGAGGGACGCCGCCCATCAATCCTATTTAACCCGGTTTATTACTTAGCAAATAACCCCGATTTGGCTGCTAGAGGAACCACGTTCAAACAAGCGTTTGAAGATTTTCAACTTAGCGGTTTCCAACTGGCACGTCCGGCGTCAGTTTTGTTTAATCCAAATGACATCGCTCCCTTAGTTGCGCCACCGAATCGAGACTCGGATGGGCCAGTAGCTCAGTGGCTTCAAAATGCAGCCAGATGGGGCGACATCCCAGCTAATGGCATCCTCACGTATAGCTTTGTTAGCACTGCGAGTGCATTTTTGTACGAAGGACAAGAGACTGGGATTAGGGAAGTGTCCGACGCTGTTAAAAACAATGCTCGCGATATTTTGCGAAAGTATGACGAAGTGATGGGCATCAATGTGATTGAGGTTCCAGACAACCCTCCCAATGTCGGTCGCATCCGGATCATGCTTTCCGATGGGCCAGCCGCTCAGAATAGAGCGGGCTATGGCTACGCGCCCTCAGATGTTGCAGGTTCGGGTATCGCCGGTGACGTGCATTTAAATTCCGGAGTCGATTTCGCTCAGGGTCCTGGCAGTTTTAACTACGAAACTTTGCTTTCCATAATCGGTACTGCTCTGGGTTTGGAATTTCCCGACAGACAAAGAGACCCCATCTTTTTTGAGCCAACTCTTGCTGTGGGGAAGGATAACAATACAAACACCGTAATGACCCGGAATATTTCTCCCAATACATACAACGGCTCATTTGCAAGTACGCCGATGTCCTATGATATCCGTGCTTTGCAGTACCTCTACGGTGCGGGTTATTTAAACAGCACGGATACAACTTATCGGTTTGACTTCAACAACTTTATTGGGTTAAATCAGAGCGGCGGGAGAAATGGAGTAAAGCAGACAATTTTCGATAGCGGCGGAATTGATACTTTCGACTTTTCCGCACTCCCATCGATTTCATTTGGTTATTACTTTGACATGAATGAAGGAGGTCAAAATACAACTCAGCTTGCCCTTAACGGAGCTACCTATTCTGTTCCCAATCCTAATAGTACCAGCCAGACGCCTCTCCCTCCGCTCGCCTTGAATACTAACAGCTTTGGCACCACCCTTGCTTTTGGCTTCGAGCTGGAAAACCTGATAGGTTCTCAGGGCAATGATGAAATATTGGGCAACAATTTGTCCAATAACATTTCAGGCGGAGGAGGCGATGACCGGATTAACAGCGCTTCTGGTAGAGATATATTAAATGGTGGCCCTGGAAACGATATTTTCGTAGTGGCTCGCGGTCAAGGTAGTCTTAATCCAGAAATGATTGACACTATTACTGATTTCACGGATGGTCAGGATAGGATTGGTTTAGCTCTTGGTCTGACATTTCCCGAAATCAGGATTGTCCCAGGCACTAACCCGAACGATACTTTCATCCGGCTTGCTAATACTGGTGAATATTTGGCTGTGTTGACTGGTGTTCCATCTATAGCTATTACCAGTGCCGATTTTACGTCTGTATAA
- a CDS encoding M10 family metallopeptidase C-terminal domain-containing protein: MAQEDTRLTLEDIFDANYYRLNNPDLAQLSDDEALNHLLTYGFIEADRGFTSRLRFSPFVDFTYYRANNTDVSGLFRTQLLVNQFLNEGLFQGRTFSPVVDLDLYRSSNADLNNLDNNQLFRHLIEYGVYEGRRFSPLIDLNYYQQNNPDLVGFDNLQLLEHFLTAGIQDGRPFLPLFDVNFYRDNNPDLEDPTNGLRENPTDPPPTNRDYLEHFLNFGINDGRKFTPYFDINSYRESNPDLDVAGLTNQQLFNHFQSRGLDERRRFSPFFDANYYLANQPDLRAAGLTPRQAFDHFVNIGINEGRRPSLIFDPVYYLANNSDLARTGLTYRQALEHFETTGVNERRSASIFFVPRFIEPFILGTIPTQINRPQSQIPQFRWNVPPNGVLTYSFVTTASAGLYEGPESGVRELSPQIKNNIRNMLQQYDNVLPFELVEVSDRPPNFGQLRFMFSDGPIQQSLDGNVYAYAYYPGDPADINSAGNLAGDVHLTNNTSLVDFSGGPGSFGYEVILHEIGHALGLQHPFDDNPQVDDGEPVLPGGRDNNSNTVMTYNLFPGTYTGSPASTPMAYDIRALQLIYGASYFNDGDTVYRFDANNFIGLNESNGQNGIKQTIWDGGGIDTFDFSALQSTLFGYYFDMNEGGYNTTQLALNGATYQNSFGTFTTNSFGTTIGFGFELENLIGSQGDDEILGNNFSNNIAGAAGNDTITGAGGADVISGGSGSDIFIMAPSDGGPSPASADVITDFTDGQDLIGLSAGLRFDRITITPGTNPNDTFIRVASSGEYLAILAGVPSFAISNADFTLV; the protein is encoded by the coding sequence ATGGCTCAAGAAGATACGCGCTTAACCCTAGAAGACATATTTGACGCAAATTACTATCGACTAAACAATCCAGACCTAGCTCAACTGAGCGACGATGAGGCATTAAACCACTTATTGACATACGGTTTTATAGAAGCAGATCGCGGTTTCACATCAAGACTCAGATTTTCACCGTTTGTTGACTTTACGTACTATCGAGCTAACAACACAGACGTTTCAGGTCTTTTTAGAACCCAGCTATTAGTAAATCAGTTTTTAAATGAAGGTCTTTTCCAAGGACGGACGTTTTCACCCGTAGTAGATCTAGATTTATATCGGTCTAGTAACGCCGATCTGAACAATTTAGACAACAACCAATTATTCAGACATCTAATCGAATACGGGGTTTACGAAGGGCGAAGATTTTCACCCTTGATCGATCTCAATTACTATCAGCAGAATAACCCGGATCTTGTTGGCTTTGACAACCTACAATTATTAGAACATTTTCTGACTGCTGGTATACAAGATGGACGCCCGTTCTTACCCTTATTTGATGTAAATTTTTACCGGGATAACAACCCAGATCTAGAAGATCCAACAAATGGTCTACGAGAAAACCCTACCGACCCCCCTCCAACTAATAGGGACTATTTAGAGCATTTTCTCAACTTTGGTATAAATGACGGGCGAAAATTTACTCCATACTTCGATATCAACTCCTACCGAGAAAGCAACCCGGACTTAGATGTAGCAGGGTTGACCAATCAACAATTGTTCAATCATTTTCAAAGCCGTGGTTTGGATGAAAGGCGGAGATTTTCACCCTTCTTTGATGCCAACTACTACCTAGCTAATCAGCCAGACCTAAGAGCAGCCGGGTTGACCCCGCGACAAGCATTCGATCACTTTGTAAACATTGGTATAAACGAGGGACGACGACCCTCCCTGATATTTGACCCAGTATATTATCTAGCCAACAATTCCGACCTAGCTAGAACAGGACTCACATACAGACAAGCGCTGGAACACTTTGAAACCACAGGTGTTAACGAGAGACGATCGGCCTCCATCTTTTTTGTGCCAAGATTTATAGAGCCGTTCATTCTCGGAACCATCCCAACTCAGATAAATCGACCTCAGTCACAAATACCGCAATTCAGATGGAACGTCCCGCCCAATGGTGTACTCACATACAGCTTTGTTACCACAGCCAGTGCGGGTTTATACGAAGGGCCAGAATCCGGTGTCAGAGAATTGAGCCCCCAAATTAAGAACAATATCCGCAATATGCTGCAACAGTATGACAACGTACTGCCATTCGAGCTTGTTGAGGTTTCAGACAGACCTCCCAACTTCGGCCAGCTGCGGTTCATGTTTTCTGATGGGCCTATACAGCAGTCTCTTGACGGAAACGTCTATGCTTATGCCTACTACCCCGGAGACCCCGCTGACATTAACAGTGCTGGTAATCTTGCTGGCGACGTACATTTAACTAACAATACGAGTTTGGTAGATTTTTCGGGTGGGCCTGGGAGTTTCGGCTATGAGGTGATACTGCACGAAATCGGTCATGCTTTGGGCCTGCAACATCCCTTTGATGATAACCCCCAAGTAGATGATGGTGAGCCAGTTCTCCCTGGAGGGAGGGATAACAATAGCAACACCGTAATGACCTACAACTTGTTCCCCGGAACATACACTGGTTCCCCTGCAAGCACACCGATGGCCTATGATATCCGTGCTTTGCAGTTAATATATGGTGCCAGTTATTTCAACGATGGGGATACAGTCTATAGGTTTGATGCCAACAATTTCATCGGGCTAAACGAATCAAATGGGCAAAATGGCATAAAGCAAACAATTTGGGATGGTGGCGGAATTGATACATTTGACTTTTCCGCCTTACAATCCACCCTATTCGGTTATTACTTTGACATGAATGAAGGAGGTTACAACACCACACAACTTGCCCTCAATGGAGCCACCTATCAAAATAGCTTCGGTACATTCACTACTAACAGCTTTGGCACAACTATTGGTTTTGGGTTTGAGCTAGAAAACTTGATAGGTTCTCAAGGCGATGATGAAATATTGGGAAACAATTTCTCCAACAACATTGCAGGCGCAGCAGGAAATGACACAATTACAGGCGCGGGTGGTGCAGATGTAATAAGTGGTGGCAGCGGATCTGATATATTTATAATGGCTCCGAGCGACGGGGGGCCAAGTCCAGCATCGGCTGACGTTATTACCGACTTCACAGATGGTCAAGATCTGATTGGTTTAAGTGCTGGTCTGAGATTTGACCGCATCACTATCACTCCGGGTACCAATCCGAATGATACTTTTATCAGGGTAGCTAGCAGCGGTGAATACTTAGCTATACTGGCAGGTGTTCCATCTTTCGCGATCTCTAATGCCGACTTCACACTTGTTTAA
- a CDS encoding S1 RNA-binding domain-containing protein: MKPNSTPSQANNTSFSMDDFAKALEKQDFNFEKGQVVRGKAFEYTNDGAYIDIGAKSSAFLPIQEVTLKEVDDLSALLPLGEEQDFLIIREQDADGQVTVSLKELEIKQTWDKLAEMQENTQSVQVKVIGVNKGGVTVDVRGLRGFIPRSHLIEKDNMPELIGQALTTSFLELDRTRDKLVLSQRLASQSARFSEMELGQLVEGKISSIKPFGLFVDMGGTTGLLHIKQISQTYIESLPNFFQVGQPIKAMIVDLDEGRSRISLSTRVLENHPGEMLENMAEVMASAEARAQRASKNQTKG, translated from the coding sequence ATGAAACCCAACTCGACCCCTTCTCAAGCAAACAACACATCCTTTTCTATGGATGATTTTGCCAAAGCCCTAGAAAAACAAGACTTCAACTTTGAAAAAGGGCAAGTAGTACGGGGCAAAGCCTTTGAATACACCAACGATGGAGCGTATATTGACATTGGTGCCAAATCCTCTGCTTTTCTGCCTATTCAAGAAGTTACCTTAAAAGAAGTAGACGATTTATCCGCCCTGTTGCCTTTAGGCGAAGAACAAGACTTTTTAATTATCCGCGAGCAAGATGCAGACGGACAAGTCACAGTTTCTCTAAAGGAGCTGGAAATTAAGCAAACTTGGGATAAACTGGCCGAGATGCAGGAAAACACTCAATCAGTTCAAGTGAAAGTTATCGGCGTAAATAAAGGTGGCGTCACCGTCGATGTTCGCGGATTGCGCGGCTTTATTCCCCGAAGTCACCTAATCGAAAAAGATAATATGCCAGAACTAATCGGTCAAGCCTTAACCACCAGCTTTTTGGAACTAGATCGAACTCGCGACAAACTGGTACTTTCCCAGCGCCTAGCCAGTCAATCTGCCCGATTTAGCGAAATGGAACTAGGACAGCTAGTAGAGGGTAAAATTAGCAGTATCAAGCCCTTCGGGCTATTCGTCGATATGGGAGGAACCACTGGTCTGCTCCACATCAAACAAATCAGCCAAACCTATATCGAATCCCTCCCCAATTTCTTTCAAGTAGGTCAGCCCATTAAAGCAATGATAGTCGATCTCGACGAAGGAAGAAGCCGAATTTCCCTTTCCACCAGAGTTCTAGAAAATCACCCCGGTGAAATGCTAGAAAACATGGCTGAAGTAATGGCTTCTGCTGAAGCCCGCGCCCAACGCGCCAGTAAAAATCAAACTAAGGGCTAG
- a CDS encoding dienelactone hydrolase family protein — protein MADIQIRTSNIKVTNGDLQIDAYYAEPTGPAPFPAVIVLQEIFGVNEHIRDVTERIAKEGYTAIAPAIFQRIAPGFETGYTPDDIQIGRDYAQQTKASELLSDIQATIDYLKSLSQVKKDGFGCIGFCFGGHVAYLAATLADIKATASFYGAGITTRTPGGGEPTITRTKDIKGTLYAFFGILDASIPAEQVDQIEAELTKHHIHHRVFRYDGVDHGFFCDRRGSYDATAAEAAWTQVKQLFQLLVKTSSE, from the coding sequence ATGGCAGACATACAGATTCGCACATCTAACATCAAAGTTACCAATGGGGACTTGCAAATTGATGCTTACTATGCTGAGCCAACTGGCCCAGCGCCTTTCCCAGCGGTTATAGTATTGCAGGAGATCTTCGGGGTAAACGAACATATCCGGGACGTAACGGAACGAATTGCTAAGGAAGGGTATACTGCGATCGCACCCGCAATCTTTCAGCGCATCGCCCCCGGTTTTGAGACTGGGTACACCCCAGACGACATCCAAATTGGCCGGGACTACGCGCAACAAACCAAGGCATCAGAACTGCTGAGCGATATTCAAGCCACAATAGATTATCTTAAGAGCCTTTCTCAGGTAAAAAAGGACGGCTTTGGCTGCATAGGCTTCTGCTTTGGCGGTCACGTTGCCTATCTTGCCGCAACTTTAGCCGATATCAAAGCCACCGCCTCTTTCTATGGCGCAGGCATTACCACTCGCACTCCCGGCGGCGGCGAACCCACCATTACCCGCACCAAAGACATCAAAGGCACTCTCTACGCCTTCTTTGGCATCCTCGATGCCAGCATTCCAGCCGAACAGGTTGACCAAATTGAGGCAGAATTAACAAAACATCACATTCACCATCGTGTCTTTCGCTACGATGGTGTTGACCACGGTTTTTTCTGCGATCGTCGCGGTAGCTACGATGCAACAGCAGCAGAAGCTGCTTGGACTCAGGTTAAACAGTTGTTTCAGCTCTTAGTGAAAACTTCAAGTGAATGA
- a CDS encoding GntR family transcriptional regulator codes for MVQFHIQPDSEIPASTQLFNQIRFAIASRQFPPGHRLPSTRALAMQTGLHRNTISKVYRHLEEIGLVESLAGSGIYVRALGHEGGGRLKSAIVEQYPQANKIVQESLDKLLGEGCTLSQARELFLGEIDWRLRCSARVLVTAPTQDIGVGELMVQELEQALKIPVQLVPLEQLSLFLDQTHGGTVVTSRYFIGEADAIAAPKSVRVIPVDIYDYSTEIQLVRSLPKDSCVGLVSLSSGILRASEVIIHSLRGEDLLVMTAQKGDTYKLNALVRSARTIISDQASFAALKAAVAEARDDLIRPPQLICCDNYIGLKSINLLKRELGLG; via the coding sequence ATGGTTCAATTTCATATACAGCCGGATAGTGAAATTCCGGCATCAACTCAGCTATTTAATCAAATCCGGTTTGCGATCGCATCCCGTCAGTTTCCCCCCGGACACCGCCTCCCCAGCACTCGCGCCCTCGCCATGCAGACGGGTTTGCATCGCAACACCATTAGCAAGGTATATCGTCATTTAGAAGAAATCGGACTGGTGGAGTCCCTGGCGGGGTCAGGAATTTACGTCCGCGCTCTAGGTCACGAAGGGGGAGGTAGACTAAAATCTGCGATCGTAGAACAATATCCCCAAGCCAACAAAATCGTCCAGGAAAGCTTGGATAAGCTGCTGGGAGAGGGTTGTACCCTCAGTCAAGCCAGGGAGCTTTTTTTGGGAGAGATTGACTGGCGCTTGCGTTGCAGTGCGAGGGTCTTGGTGACTGCGCCTACCCAGGATATTGGCGTTGGCGAGTTGATGGTGCAGGAATTGGAACAAGCGCTCAAAATTCCGGTGCAACTGGTGCCTTTGGAGCAATTAAGCCTATTTCTGGATCAAACTCATGGTGGTACGGTGGTGACCAGTCGCTATTTTATCGGAGAAGCAGATGCGATCGCAGCACCTAAATCTGTCCGCGTCATCCCCGTAGATATCTACGACTACAGCACAGAAATTCAGCTAGTTAGGAGTTTACCAAAAGACAGTTGTGTTGGTCTTGTTAGCCTCAGTTCTGGTATTTTGCGGGCGTCAGAAGTGATTATTCACAGTCTCCGGGGTGAAGATTTGTTGGTGATGACGGCTCAAAAAGGAGATACTTATAAACTTAACGCATTGGTTCGCAGTGCCAGAACAATTATCAGCGATCAAGCTAGTTTCGCTGCGTTGAAAGCTGCTGTTGCAGAAGCGAGAGACGATTTGATTCGTCCGCCTCAATTAATCTGCTGCGATAACTATATTGGGCTTAAGTCGATTAATTTGCTCAAGCGGGAGTTGGGTTTGGGGTGA
- a CDS encoding Uma2 family endonuclease, translating to MIATQIRLWTVEEYHRMIDANILTTDDKVELLEGRIVQMSPQSPPHAGTTQRTDYYLQNLLRDLANIRVQLPITLSTSEPESNIAVVRIDPGAYGDRHPNASDILLLIEIAHTTLNIDRQEKAPIYARANISEYWILDISNRRVYIFRNPTESGYQEEFIFNVDAAIAPLAFPEIQIPFSELFMP from the coding sequence ATGATCGCCACCCAAATCCGTTTGTGGACTGTAGAAGAATACCACCGGATGATCGACGCTAATATTCTGACTACCGACGATAAAGTTGAACTTCTAGAAGGTCGAATTGTCCAAATGAGTCCCCAAAGTCCACCTCACGCAGGTACAACTCAACGCACCGATTATTATCTCCAAAATCTACTCCGAGATCTTGCCAATATTCGAGTCCAGTTACCCATTACCCTGTCTACCTCAGAACCAGAGTCGAATATTGCTGTAGTTCGCATCGATCCAGGTGCTTATGGCGATCGCCACCCTAATGCTAGCGACATCTTACTGCTAATAGAAATCGCTCATACTACTTTAAACATCGATCGCCAAGAAAAAGCACCTATTTATGCCAGAGCAAATATTTCCGAATATTGGATTTTAGATATTAGCAATCGCCGCGTTTATATTTTCCGTAACCCCACCGAATCTGGCTATCAAGAAGAATTTATTTTTAATGTAGATGCTGCGATCGCACCATTAGCTTTTCCCGAAATACAAATACCATTTTCTGAACTATTTATGCCTTAA